Part of the Nicotiana tabacum cultivar K326 chromosome 20, ASM71507v2, whole genome shotgun sequence genome, GTTTATCCATGATAACCATCGACTCGTTCTGCACCAAGGTTGGGTATAAAGAACCCTCAAGGTTGAAACTTCGAACTGCGCCCCCGGGCCTTCGGGGCTTTTCGAGGCGAAGCTAAGGAAAAGACATAATGATCATGAAATCTGGCTTTCCGATTTCACCcatacacaatatatatatatatatatatatatatatatatatatatatatatatatatattttaataggTATTTATCTACTAAAATCTCAACAAGTATTAGAtttgaacctataattttaaTAGTACAATGAGTTTAGTGTAAGTTTGAACTCATTAAGTTTAAACCTTGATCCACCTTTAAATTATTGTTGATAtcattgttatttttattattgtaatatttattaaattattagtattattattcTAGGTTGTTGATACCACACCTTTTGATACAAGAGCCTGCATTTATTTCTTAATAAGGCAAATTTATACTTAAAGGAAAGCTGCCTTCTGGCAGCGGAGTTAATGTGATGACCTAATAAGTCActttaagttattacctttaTTTCCGTATTTTGAAACCTCGATTAGTTCCGTTTAGTatttctcaatttgcgtgcgcagtccatatcTTATTTCGAAAAATTGTTATGTGAAAAACtgaagaaaatatgaattttagccTTAAAATGATTTGGGTTGACTACgatcaatattttgtgtaaatggACTCAGATCGGTATTTTGAAAGTCCTAGTTGGTTTGAatcatgattttggatttggacgCATGCCCgtaattgaattcggaagtccctaagtTGTTTTAACGTggtttgttgaaaactagtaaattgaaggtttaaagaatttcgaagtttgaccgtaggttgactttatagcTACGAGTTTGGATTTTAGTTCCGGAatttggtataggttcattttactatttaagacttatctgcaaaatttggtgcaaaacggagttgttTCGATATGATTAGGATGCTCGGTTGGGAATttaaaagttcttaagtttctttgaaaatttcatgcattttgatgtccgatacatagttctaggtgttattttggtattttgattatgcgagtgagttcgtatgatgttactacacttgtgtgcatgtttggtttggagcatgaggggctcgggtgagtttcggataggctacagatcgattttggacttagaggatcTATTAGTTCAGTTGTTGCTGATCTCTagtgttttcttcttcgcgattgcgaagctaCTCTCGCGATCACGAATGGGAACTTGGTGCTAGGGTGATTTTCTTCTAAGCGAATGCAGAGAAGCGGTCGCGAATGTGAAGCATCGAAGGAATTACCTTTTGCAAACGTGACACTTCACTCACGAACGCGATGTGTTAGGTGAGGTCTGGGAAAGTAGGGGTTGTTCTATGCGTACGGGAGCCCAGGCTTGCGAATACGAAGGAACATGCCATCGTGAACGCGTGCAACCTTTTACGAACGGGAAGGCCACTCGGGTCGCTGTTCTTCACGAATGCGGCAggccctttgcaaatgcgaagaaggtcTGACGCCCAGTGATTAAAAGGCCCCAAAGTCGAGAATTAAgtcattttcaccattttcaagtttgagcttgGCGTAGAGGCAATTTTGAATAGGTTTTCCATCCAAgcttcataggttagtagattttaacttgtttccttaggtgtcgtttggtttgaatacggcTTATGCCTGGATTAATTATGCTGAGATTAttttttatccattgtttggtatgttgtattaaataCGACAATTGCATAATTTATAAGAAGAATGTATAAGTTATACAGATGCTAATTACTGCAtcctctataaggtataagttatcccgatgTTAATTTTAATCtagggataacttatacctggtttgctaaccaaacaaagcATTAAAGTGGTATTAAATTTTTGTACCAGCACAATACCTttttatacctcataccaaacaaCCCTTTACATTTCTATAAACGCCCATTGACTTTAATCTAtgctttttcatggtagaaactaggggtttaggtagaaattgggggattttgagaaattgagatttagacatcaatttgaggtcggattttgaaattAATCAACAATCTGCGTCCgaatctcgaattttgaccaaaCAAGCCCGGGATTGACCTTTTCCAAaaacattaaagattgaatctttttcacttgtGGATAGTTTTTAAagtttattttgaattatttgaacgatattcggttagatttgattggttcgGAGCCTTGATTTGGTTGCAGAGTGAGGTATGTGTCGTGGTTAACATTGACTTGAGGGACGCAgattgttgatttatttgctatgtgttttacGTGTGGGGACAActtatatgtgaggtgacgagtacctatgcattgtcattgggttaaagcatgctgGTGGGAAATTGTttctttgtattatattgttccattaattatgatatccatgcttaggttagattatCACTTCTTTGACTATTCATTttgtatttattgcttatttcaaaattattgaaTATTTTTGGAGGTTGAAGTTAGATATCATGCCACCATATTTGAAGTTAAATTTATTCTCCGCATTGTTTATTATTCGAATTCATGTTATCATTactatatggtgaggatgagagtaagaGCCTATTTAAATGGGCTTAAAAGCTGGTCAAACTAGCGTTTAAGCCCTTTTTAACTTCTAGAAGTGTTTGGCAACTAGACAAATGACTTAAAAAAAGCTAAAATCTGCTTTAAGAAAGCCAAAACCAATAAGTTGGGTAAACCCAACTTTTTCCTAAATTGACTTAAAAGTCATATTGCTTTGACCAAGAATATTACATTTTTATCCATTAAAATTTTTCTTAATCTCGAAATTACCCCTCAGTACATAACTTGAAATTGCTGTTGTCTTCTTCCTCCCGAAATTGCAGCATCTACTTTCTTCATTTTACTCTTTTTCTTTCCCTCCAGATGGTAACGATTTGTTTGCtcccattttttttgtttttttaactaattttctttaaaatattaattattatttacGTTTGCTTTCTTCATATCGAAATTGTCTTAATTTTCGTTTGCTTTTTTCATAATACTTTTAGTTTTATAAAATGAAAGTGAATTAAAATGTTAATTATTATGTATTTGTAttatttagaataaaatattatagTAATAAGCTTCTTTATAGATTTAACAGCTTTAAGGATATTTCAgtaattttaacaaaaaaaatgctTACTAACACTTGCTTACCAAATACTTCAATAGCTTTTTTTCAGCTCCAatacttttatccaaacacgtaactgcttatttataaaacCATCTCCAGCACTTAAAAAGCGTTTTTAAGCACTTTGTACTTAAAAGCTacttttttaagccaatccaaacgggctctaaaagcacgaagggtgatgccgtggcATTTCATCCATGTTATCATTATTACATGGTgaagaagagagtaaaagcacgaagggtgatgtcgtgcattcattcatattttcattattacatggtgagaacgagagtaaaaacacgaagggtgatgccgtgctattacgttcatattattattacatagtaaggacgagagtaaaagcacaaagaatgatgccgtgtcattttcatatcattggtttgactgattttcctgttttttggtgatttacttggttgtGTTCGTGATTTCATACTTGTTGTATTTGTTATGTCTTCCTCTTTTCGCATGTCCTCTCCCAGTTAGTACATTATCActctttgttattgttgttttatatACACTTGTATAAGTTTatttatgtaggtgtcttgttatagcctcgtcactacctcgtcgaagttaggctcgacacttataaaATACATTgcatcagttgtactcatactacacttttacatTGGTCAGCTGAGTCAGGAGTCATCCTGACCTCGAGATTgagattccgggtcgtgacagttaagCATTGGTCCTTCCCTAATATATGgagtaattaaaataaaaaattgaatacATAAAAGGAGGAACATAAAACCGAATCTCCTCAAAAGCTATATATGAGCTGAACACGTTCAACCCCGTACAGTTTGGATGTATATGCATGTCATTGCAAATCTCCTAAGCCAATTAGAAACCTGAATGTATACACTACGTTCTTGGCAAACATTCATGACAACACATAATTCGCTATAAATAGCATCGCATACGGGCATAGTTTTTCCAACtgtctttaaaaatatatatccaCCTAAGAGCTTCACTAAATTAtagtaacaatgacactgttaAGTGTTCAAGAATTGGCTTTCCTTTTTGGCCTCTTAGGTACGTTAATGCACCTTAATTAGTTTAGTCACTACCATTTTAAACTTTAATCTCTAATTAAACTTCATTGCTTATGGTTTCTATTTTTCTACAGGTAATATTGTTTCATTTATGGTGTTCTTAGCACCAGTGTAAGGCAACTCttcttcatctctctctctctctttttggaagaattttctgGATGTTTATATTgctctttttttcgttttgtttttcAGTCCAACtttttacaaaatatacaaaaaaggATCATCAGAAGGGTTTCAAGCGATACCATACGTCGTTGCATTATTCAGTGCAGGACTATTGCTATACTATGCTTATCTCACAAAAAATGCCATCCTCATCGTCACCATTAATGCCTTTGGATGTGTTATTGAATTAATTTACATATTATTGTTTCTCTTTTATGCTTCCAAAAAGTCCAAGGTATAAACTCATCTCTCCCATCTTGCTCCATCTAATTTCATTTTATGTATCTTAGTTTGACTGAGCGAAAGAAGACTTTGAATCTTGTGGTGTTTATAACATTCCAAAAATACCCGTTAAATCTTGTGGTTTTGAATATTTGGAGTGTAATTAAAGGTAACTTATATACACTATAATAGTAttgcaagaagaagaagaagcatgtTTAATATTTACTTCCTTTTAAAACTCGAATTTACAGATGACAACAGTGTGGTTGATGCTCTTGGACGTGGGAGCGTTAGGAATTGTGAtgctattttcttatttatttgcaAAAGGCTCCAAAAGAGTAGAAATAGTTGGATGGATTTGTGCTACCGTCAACATTGCTGTCTTTGCCGCTCCTTTAAGCATAATGGTATAGTATATAGTTCATTCTCAAATTGGACTATTAATATATCATATTTGACTGTTTTTCTCCTCTATTGAATAATTAATTACTTCTTGATTCTCAATATTTGTGTTGCAGAGGCAAGTAATTAAAACGAAGAGTGTAGAGTTCATGCCCTTTACTTTATCATTATTCCTCACTCTCTGTGCCACGATGTGGTTCTTCTATGGATATTTCAAAAAGGACTATTACATTGCTGTGAGTGAACAATAAGATCATATTCTTCTTTCTCcatattttttctcttttggatttaaagttatatatatactGATATTGTATTCTCCTACTCCCTCATTTTCAAAAAGATAGTCTCAATTTGACTTGAGACAAACTTTAATAAAAAAGAGCAGTCTTTTAAGATACGTGGTACTtcctctgttccaatttatgtgaacatgtttaaCTAGACACGGAGTTTAAGGAAAAATGgagacttttagaatttgtggtcctaaacaagtcaaaaaggggtctAGAGTATTCTTGTTGTTATAAatgcttctcattaagggtagaattgagagtttaagctaaattgtttttaaatttagaaaaagggtcattctttttggaacggaccaaaaaggaaataggttcacataaagtgAAACAGAAGGAGTATTAAATAAGCCATAATATTTGCTTACCTGAATTTTTTGGAAACTTATGCTCTGAAGCCTATCATATCACTTGTGTGGTCATAAATGTTTCTTGTTAAGGAAAGATTGAAAAGTGTTTCAATCTTTTTGAAAAGGACTAATAAAAAAATAGTCTCAATCTTTTTCAAAACAGAGGGAgaataattttattataatttctGTTCTTATATATTAATTCGGGATATTGGTGCAGCTTCCAAACGTGCTGGGATTTCTGCTTGGAATTGTTCAAATGATACTATATATTGTCTACAAATATGCGAGGAGAAAGTATAATAGAGAATGGGAGCTTGAAGGAATTGACATTAATATCAAGACAGATGGTGATTTTGAACACAAATTCGTGAGCTCAATGGAGAAGCCTTCTTTGGAGAATGGGGATATGACGAGCGTTTTGACTTTGAAGTAAAGCGGGGCGAATTAAAATTAGTCGGACTAATATATTTACAATATTATTGAAATATACTAGTATTAAAAAAACGTTATTTTATGTTTATGTCTAAATTCTAAAGTGGTCTTGTCCGCTCCTCATCTTGAATGCATGCCCTTCTGAATGTATCATTCTTTTAAATGTTAATGTATGGGTGCGGATCAACCTATTAATCATGTACCACACTAtatttgatttaaataaaaataaagaattaaGTATTTCCCTTATGGCAGCTTAATACGATCATTTAATTTGCATGGTTAAGGTTGTAAATGTTCGATTAATCGAATGAGAATCAGAGGAAGAAGAGCACAAGGGAATGAGGAATTAGGTGGGTATCAACGGCCAAAATTaggaataaaaatataaaaagtagaaaaaaaaaaCTGTTAGAATTAGACTAAACACAATTAAGTAAGTGTAATCAGACGTAACACCCAATGAGAAAATGACAACTATAATGTCAGTGTGTATAAATAATGTTTGGGACAAATTAAGGGGCAATTACTTATGTCTTCCCAATTTCTTTTTTCTGGTAATGTGCAGCTACAACTACAAGTCCTACTGACCAAGTGTTTGCTTTTGATAGTTTggtggtgtcacgacccgaaatcccaacCTCGGAATTGTGATAGTGCCTAATATCCAACCAATTTTAACAGTTAAAAACAAGAAAATCGTATTCAACGAGAAATAAATGCCAAATCTAACACAATGCTAATATAAACCACGCGATAATATCTATTCACAGACATCCAGaatcacaagtacacgagcaacCAGAAGTCTACAAAcatagtctgaaataaatacaactgttagAAAGAGATAAACAGTAAAAGTTGGAATGGAggaggacttcaaggtctgcgtaCGACagtagatctacctcgagtctccataTGAAAATGATCCGAGCTGACGCACCACAACCACTGCTGGGACCAgtaccagtatctgcacaagaagtgcagaagcatagtaCGAGTGCGACCGACCCAATGTATTCTGTAAGTGGCGAGCCTAACTTCGACGAGGTACTGACGAGGCTATTACACTACACCTATCATAAACACGACAAGTACGAAATCACGAAATAACATCTTTCGAATTAAGCAACAATATGaccaagtaaatcaccaaaaTCGGAAATCAAATAAATCAATTATATGAAATGgcatagcatcacccttcgtgctttactctcgtcctcaccatgcaATAATATGAATATATTGGCATGACATCAtacttcgtgcttttactctcatcctcaccatgtaaataatatgaatgaaatggcacagcatcacccttcgtacttttactcccGTCCTCACTATATAATAATATTAATGAAACGGcagggcatcacccttcgtgcttttactatcgTCCTCACTATGTAATATAAATAAATTCGAATAATAAATAATGTGGGGAATAATTTAACTTCAAATATGATGCCATGATATCACGCTTCAAATTCCGACATATTCAACATCTTtaatataagcaataaatacaaaatgaataattaaagaagTATAATCTAACCTAAGCAGGGATAATATAAGTAAcgaaataatataattcaaagaAACAAGTTCCACACGCATGATTTAATCCAATGACaacacataagtactcgtcacctcacatatatgttgtccCAACAcataaaacacgtagcaaatagaccaacaagtcttaatccctcaagtcacggttaaccacgacacttacctcactctgcaacCGAATCAATGCTCAACCAcgacttttcctttagaattagcctccaaaccaatcaaatctaaccacatatagttcaaaaaattcaaaataagctttagaaactacccacgagtgaaaaagattcaatctttaatgtttttggaaaaagtcaacaaaattcaacACCTGGCTCGCTTGGACAAaatccgagattcggaccaaaactccattacccatttaccccgagccctgttatgtgattagttttgaaatctgatcttaatttgaggtctaaatctcaatttttaaGAATTCTTAATTTCTACCtaaatcctaatttctaccatgaaatagcatgattaaaggttaaaatcaacgagtgtttatgaaaatgaaaggaaacaagttaaaatctactaacctatgaagttgggatggaaaacctcttcaaaatcgcctctaagccaagctcaaacttgaaaatagtgaaaaatggGACAATTTTCTATTATTGGACTGTTTAAATGACTGGGAGTCAGGtattcatcgcgtttgcgagacaCTTGACGCGATCACAAAGCTTTGCGGTTTGAATGCCCTTCGCGTTCAAGATGGCCTCACCTACCTGGTCTTTGCGTTCGTGATCCTGACCTCGCATTCTCGTAGGGTAACACCTGACCCCGAGAACCCCTCTTAACCCATGGCGTTCGCGAAGGAACCCCCCCTCCCCCATTGCTTTGCATTCGCAATCGGTTCTCCGCGTTTACATAGAAGAATATCCTCCCTTGTCCTagtttccccttcgcgatcacgaCAATACCTTCGAGATTACAAAGCACAAAGCCTCagacaccaacaacaacaaaaaccatCAACTTTTCAAGTTCGAAATGGTCTGTAGCCTATGTGAAACTCAGCCAAGGCCCTTGGgtttcaaaccaaacatgcacacaagtttaataacatcatacgaacatgctcgcacgattaaaatacaaaaataacacatAGGAttacgaatcagacatcaaaatgcatgaaattttgaaagaaactcaagaacttctaaattcACAAACGAgcatccgaatcctatcaaattaaCTCCGTTTTACATCAAATTTTGTAGATAAGGTTTGAATAGTAAAATAAACCTATACCAAGTTTAGGAACCGAAATCCAAACCCGgtaaccataaagtcaacctacggtcaaacataaaaaatctttaaacctcaaattactagttttcatgAAATTACGTCAAATAAAGTTATTGACTTCCGAATTAAATTTTGGATACACGGCCTAGTCCAAAATTGCGATACAGACCCATCGGGATCGTCAAAATATCAATCTGGAATTGTGTATATGGAATATTAACCATAGTCAACTCAAGTCATTTTTAAAACTATTCATACtttctttaaattttcacataaagatTTTCTGGAAAAGGACAcagactgtgcatgcaaatcaaAAAATACTAAACGGATCTAATCGAGGTCTCTGAATACTGAAATAAGTTCTAGAACTCagaatgacctatcaggtcatcacaggTGAGGTGTCTCATATCTGTCTTTTTGGATAAGCATTGTGGATTAGATCAATTATCCATATTTTGTATAATATACCCCTAATTCATATTCTGCAATGTCTATTTTCTCTTCCCTTGATTGATCATAGCTTAAAGCAGAAAATACTTGTTTATATCCTTGTTTACACCAAACTTTATTACTTTATTATAGTTAGTGATAAATTAAATATACATTCTCAGTCTCAATTTATGTGATGGTGTTTGACTTGATATAAATTttaataaaacaaagaaaaacttttgaaacttatgggtTAATACAAATTATAGATACTTGTGTGACTGGTAATCAATTCACATGGTTCAGTTATTTAGGACTTGACCAAAGAAGTGAAGAAGATGCACAAGTTCCAAGCCAACAAAATGTCAGTGGATAAGCTTAGGAAAGAGGTGACCCGACTAGCGATAGTTGGGGATTTACCATTTGATATGCTGCTTGACTCAGACCAGTCCGCCGTAGGTCCATCTGCATAGGttgcaccagctggccagtctaagGAGCCATGCCTTGCTGACGCAGTGCGTGTGATGTTTGCCACTCCCAAATATGATGATGATAATATAAAGTTGGCTGAGCCAAAAGGAGTTGATGTTGTTGGGGACACTGAGATGTCAAATGATGCTTAGGGAGTTTCTTCGCCCTCTCTCCTTTCgcacttattttgttaagcattggagacaatgcttacttttattcggagggggtggagtttatttgatacatCTGACACATTTGGATATATTTGGACTGTAATAATTGgataattttatttctttttagttTATCTATCTTTAATTAGTTATTCCTTTCATTAGCTTCTTTAATTATTTACTTTGATTTTTGTATTgttagtagtttctttttacGTTTGTAGTTTTCATACTTTTTGTAGTAGTATTGGTAATAAGACTTTGGATTTcctaatgccacggttctttccaaatatGGTCTTTTATGTGAACCGAATGACTCTTCTCGATGATGAATggtatgacaaccttcttaagggaatgagtccatttttgtgtttaggtaataataatagtaatagtaatgaaTGAAAGCCCTAATCAAGTCATTCTCTA contains:
- the LOC107793141 gene encoding bidirectional sugar transporter NEC1-like, with protein sequence MTLLSVQELAFLFGLLGNIVSFMVFLAPVPTFYKIYKKGSSEGFQAIPYVVALFSAGLLLYYAYLTKNAILIVTINAFGCVIELIYILLFLFYASKKSKMTTVWLMLLDVGALGIVMLFSYLFAKGSKRVEIVGWICATVNIAVFAAPLSIMRQVIKTKSVEFMPFTLSLFLTLCATMWFFYGYFKKDYYIALPNVLGFLLGIVQMILYIVYKYARRKYNREWELEGIDINIKTDGDFEHKFVSSMEKPSLENGDMTSVLTLK